Below is a genomic region from Geoglobus acetivorans.
ACGACGAAATCAGAAAGAACGTGGTTGAGTTCAGCAAGGAAGAGATGATAAGGTGGCTTAAGGGCGAAGACATTGAAAGTGAAGTGCATGGATACGTTGTTTTAAAATGGGGAAATTACTGGCTGGGATGTGGCAGGGGCAATGGAAAGGTCATACGAAATTTCGTTCCCAAAGACCGGAGATTGAGGGGTGATTAGAACAGGGAAATGTATTTACTTTATCGGCCATTAATTTTGATCAGGTGAATGGGATGAAACTCAGGGTTTCCGCCGTGCAGTGCCTTACTGGCAAAAAGGCATTTGAAAGTGCTGAAAAATTGATCTTCTCGTCAGACTCTGACCTTTATCTGCTTCCTGAATACTTTTCCTATTCGGATGATGTATTTAACGGCAGTATAGCGGAAACGACGATTGACTGGTTGAAAAGTATCAGTAAAGAGAAAGGGGCAATTGTGGCAGGAAATGCTGTGAGAAGAGATGGTGAGGGGTATTACAACACTCTGTATGTTTTTCACGATGGGGATCTGGTGGCAGTACAGGACAAGATTCACCCGACGGAAGGCGAAAGGAAAAGGGGAATACGCTGCGGAGAAAAGCTGAAGGTTTTTGAGGTGGCAGGAATCAGGTATTCGGCTTTAATCTGTGCTGATATTCTGTATCCGGAGCTGTGCAGGATTCCGGGGCTTAAGGGAGTGGACATTGTGCTTAACCCTGTCGTTTCGTTCAAGAAATCTCAGCTACCTGCGCAGGAGTTCAGACACTGTCTTTACTTTACGAGGTCATTTGACAATTCCTATGCGATAGTTAAGGCAGGGGGAGTGGGAACAACATTTACCGGTGAGATATGTGTCGGGAGGAGTCTTATCGCCACTCCTGAAGGAATTGTCGCCAGATATGATAACGAGGACTCAGAGGAGCTGATTGAGGCGGTGATAGATGTTGGCAGGATCAGAGAATACAGGAAGGTAAACTACTCTTTGAGGGATAGAAACATTCCGGCAATGAGAGAACTGCTGGATGGGGGTATTGAATGCTGAGGGTGGCTTTCAAGTATGCCTATTTTGGCTGGGATTATTATGGAAACCAGTTTCAGCCACACCTCAGAACAGTTGATGGTGAAATTTTCAGGGCATTTGAAAAGCTCGGCATCAATGCCAGGGAAAGGAGGTACAGGATTGCGGGAAGGACCGATGCGGGCGTCAGCGCGTTTGGCAACGTTTTTGCAGTCAATCTCGACTCTTTTGAGCCGTGGTTTTTGAGAGTCCTCAATTCGAATTTACCCGATGACATTTCGGTATGGGCATACTGCATTGTTGATGAGGATTTCAACCCGAGGAAAGCTCTTTCAAGGGTTTACAGGTATGTTCTGCCAGATGAGGGATTTGATGTTGGAGCGATGAAAAATGCGGCACAGATGCTGCTGGGAAAGCACGACTTTTCTGGCTTTGCAAAAGCCTGCAAGCCATGTGTCAGGGAGATCCTGCGTTCGGAAATTGAAAAGAGGGGAGATTTTATTATCTATACTGTTGAGGGCAACGCATTCGCCTGGAACATGGTGAGGAAGATCGTAACTGCCCTGAAAATTGCGGGAATGAGGAGTGATACGGAAATAGTTGAACTGGTTCTTTCAGGGGAAAACATACCTCTGACTCCCGCAAGCCCGTACGGGCTGATACTCCTTGATGTGAAGTACCCTTTCGAGTTTAAAAAGGATGAAAAAATTTACGGGCTGCTGCAGGAGAGAATTCAGGAAAGGATGAAAAAATTTGCACAGCTTTACGGTATTTTCAGGTTTTTGAGGTAATCCTTCACTTTTTCGGATACCTCTGTCACTCCCCCGATTACTATCACTGCCGGAGCCTTCACATTTTCTCTCTCTGCAATCTCTGCGATGCTGGATAGCCTGCCCCTCACAATTCTCTGTTTCTCTGTGGTTCCATTTTCGATTATTGCAACAAGAGTGTTCGGGTCTTTACCGTGGTTCAGAAGTTTTTCGACGTTTTCCCTGAGGTTGGATACTCCCATGAGTATCACGATAGTTGCGTTAAGCCTTGCAAGTGCCTCCCAGTCAAGCCTCTCTCTTTCCTGCTTACCCGTTATGAACACCAGTGCGGGGTCATATTTCCTGTGAGTTACAGGTATGCCTGCATAGGCCGGAACGGCTATTGCTGAAGTGATTCCTGGCACAACTTCAAACTCTATCCCGTGTTCTGCAAGAACCTCTATTTCTTCTCCACCTCTGCCAAAGACGAAGGGATCACCGCCCTTGAGCCTTACAACTCTGTCATATTCTTTTCCATACTTCACAAGCAGTTCGTTTATCTCGTCCTGCTTTTTCTTGTGTTTTCCGGCCCTTTTTCCCACATCAATCAGGATTGCTCTGCTCTCTCTTTTAATCAGCTCTTTTATGTCTTCGCCAATGAGTTCGTCGTAAAGAATGACATCAGCTTCTCTTATCAATCTCAAAGCTTTGAGGGTCAGCAGTTCAGGGTCTCCCGGACCTGAGCCAACGATATATACTGTCAAGGTATCACTTCCCTGAGAACTTCTCTAACATCGCTCTGCGAGTAATCTCTATCCAGTTTTTCGTCAATTCTGGCAACAACTTCTCCGTTTTCTTTGAGGATCTCGCACACGAGTCTTATTCTCCTGCCGTCACTTTCTGCATAGACTCCAGCCGGAATTGCACATCCTATCCCCAGTTCGCTGATCACAGCCCTCTCGAGCATAGCCTCTCTGTATGTTTTTTCGTGATTCATAAAGCTGACAATCTCTTTTTCATTCTCCCTCGTGGCTATGGCGATTATCCCCTGATTGGCTGATGGCACGAATATCTGGGGGTCGAGCCGCTGATAGTTCAGCTTTTTGTCCCACCCGAGCCTGATCAGTCCCGCTTCGGCAAGAAAAATTCCATCATACATTCCCTCAGTCAGTTTTCTCAACCTCGTGTCAACGTTTCCTCTGAGATTCTCTATCTTCAGGTCCCTCCTCAATTTCAGAACCATCGCCCTTCTTCTCAGCGATGATGTACCGATTATGGATCCGCTCTCAACTTCCTCGAATCTCTTTTCTTCCCTGGTTATGAAGGCATCGCATGGCGACTCTCTTTCAAGAACTGCGGCAATCACCGTCCCCTCTACCCTTTCAGTTGGAACGTCCTTGAGACTGTGGACGGCAATATCCACCTCGCCCCTTTTCAGTGCGAGATCAATCTCTCTTACAAATGCTCCGATTCCTTTGAATTCATGCAGGGGTCTGTCTTTCTTAATGTCTCCAGATGTCCTGATTATTTTAAGCTCTGTTTCGAATCCTTCCTCTTCCAGTATTTCCTTTACCTTTTCCGCCTGTGCCAGGGCAAGTTTGCTGCCTCTTGTGCCGATTACAATGCTCTCAGGCATTTCACAATCACTTCTGCCGTTTTTTCCACGTCTTCCGGTTCATGAGCCACGCTCATAAAGCACGTCTCGTACTGGGATGGAGGGAAGAACACTCCGTTTTCAAGCAGTTTCCAGTAGAACTCCATGAACTTTTCGTTGTCCAGTTTCAGAGCTGATGAATAGTCTCGGGGTTTTTCTCCGAAGTAAATGCAGAACATTGATTCAATTGAGCCAATGCTTACATTGAGTTTCGCATCATGAATCTCATCTTTCAGCGCTTTCACCAGATTTTCGGTCTTTTTCCTGAGCTCATCATACGGTTTTTCCTCCTCAAGGATTCTTGCTGTGGTGTATCCTGCCGTGAGGCTTATCGGATTTCCGCTGAATGTTCCAGC
It encodes:
- the hemC gene encoding hydroxymethylbilane synthase, which encodes MPESIVIGTRGSKLALAQAEKVKEILEEEGFETELKIIRTSGDIKKDRPLHEFKGIGAFVREIDLALKRGEVDIAVHSLKDVPTERVEGTVIAAVLERESPCDAFITREEKRFEEVESGSIIGTSSLRRRAMVLKLRRDLKIENLRGNVDTRLRKLTEGMYDGIFLAEAGLIRLGWDKKLNYQRLDPQIFVPSANQGIIAIATRENEKEIVSFMNHEKTYREAMLERAVISELGIGCAIPAGVYAESDGRRIRLVCEILKENGEVVARIDEKLDRDYSQSDVREVLREVIP
- a CDS encoding carbon-nitrogen hydrolase family protein, which produces MKLRVSAVQCLTGKKAFESAEKLIFSSDSDLYLLPEYFSYSDDVFNGSIAETTIDWLKSISKEKGAIVAGNAVRRDGEGYYNTLYVFHDGDLVAVQDKIHPTEGERKRGIRCGEKLKVFEVAGIRYSALICADILYPELCRIPGLKGVDIVLNPVVSFKKSQLPAQEFRHCLYFTRSFDNSYAIVKAGGVGTTFTGEICVGRSLIATPEGIVARYDNEDSEELIEAVIDVGRIREYRKVNYSLRDRNIPAMRELLDGGIEC
- the truA gene encoding tRNA pseudouridine(38-40) synthase TruA, producing the protein MLRVAFKYAYFGWDYYGNQFQPHLRTVDGEIFRAFEKLGINARERRYRIAGRTDAGVSAFGNVFAVNLDSFEPWFLRVLNSNLPDDISVWAYCIVDEDFNPRKALSRVYRYVLPDEGFDVGAMKNAAQMLLGKHDFSGFAKACKPCVREILRSEIEKRGDFIIYTVEGNAFAWNMVRKIVTALKIAGMRSDTEIVELVLSGENIPLTPASPYGLILLDVKYPFEFKKDEKIYGLLQERIQERMKKFAQLYGIFRFLR
- the cobA gene encoding uroporphyrinogen-III C-methyltransferase; this encodes MTVYIVGSGPGDPELLTLKALRLIREADVILYDELIGEDIKELIKRESRAILIDVGKRAGKHKKKQDEINELLVKYGKEYDRVVRLKGGDPFVFGRGGEEIEVLAEHGIEFEVVPGITSAIAVPAYAGIPVTHRKYDPALVFITGKQERERLDWEALARLNATIVILMGVSNLRENVEKLLNHGKDPNTLVAIIENGTTEKQRIVRGRLSSIAEIAERENVKAPAVIVIGGVTEVSEKVKDYLKNLKIP